A window of Novosphingobium terrae contains these coding sequences:
- a CDS encoding efflux transporter outer membrane subunit produces the protein MTRLIAALLATNLLTGCTVGPDYRKPDVALTAAYHTQTAIAPAEAQWWKRFNDPVLDGLVDQALAQNMDIAAAAARINQARGLAKAAGAALLPTVGVGASAERDHTSLQTPFGAASRELGFPRDYSLYQAGAQASWEIDLFGGLRRGREAARADLASTLANADAVRLSIAAETVDAYLQLRGLQARLAVAQGQLQTEKQLVDLIRQQSDQGVASDLSLNRTLGEQQGIEASIPPLQAAITGQINRLAVLGGQQAGTGADALANAVAIPLAPDPGGSIVPAELMRRRPDLVAAERQVAAANARIGVAMAEYYPHISLDGLLGVATVGGASMFTGNALQASGGGALRWRLFDFGKVDAQVAQARGRETEALALYRGAVLHATEDVENALTRLAQGRAEIALREQQLASLTKARDQARQAYGAGVVSLIDVLDADRALLAASDRLAMARADTARASVAAIRALGGGWEKRT, from the coding sequence ATGACACGCCTGATCGCGGCTCTGCTCGCCACCAACCTGCTAACAGGCTGCACCGTCGGGCCGGATTACCGCAAACCCGATGTTGCGCTGACCGCCGCCTATCACACGCAAACCGCCATCGCCCCGGCGGAAGCGCAATGGTGGAAGCGCTTTAACGATCCTGTGCTGGATGGGCTTGTCGATCAGGCACTGGCCCAGAACATGGACATTGCCGCAGCCGCCGCGCGGATCAATCAGGCGCGCGGACTCGCCAAGGCGGCAGGCGCGGCCCTGCTGCCCACGGTGGGCGTGGGCGCTTCGGCGGAGCGCGACCATACATCCCTGCAGACGCCCTTCGGCGCCGCCTCGCGCGAATTGGGTTTCCCGCGGGATTATTCGCTTTATCAGGCAGGCGCTCAGGCCAGTTGGGAGATCGATCTCTTCGGCGGCCTGAGGCGCGGGCGTGAAGCGGCGCGGGCCGATCTGGCCTCCACGCTGGCCAATGCCGATGCGGTGCGCCTCAGCATCGCTGCCGAAACGGTCGATGCCTATCTGCAATTGCGCGGGCTTCAGGCGCGGCTGGCGGTGGCGCAGGGCCAGTTGCAGACCGAGAAACAGCTTGTCGATCTGATCCGCCAGCAGAGCGATCAGGGCGTCGCCTCCGACCTGTCACTCAACCGCACTCTGGGCGAGCAGCAGGGCATCGAGGCCTCCATCCCGCCGCTTCAGGCCGCGATCACCGGGCAGATCAACCGGCTTGCCGTGCTGGGCGGCCAGCAGGCAGGCACCGGGGCGGACGCCTTGGCCAATGCCGTGGCGATCCCCCTCGCCCCCGATCCGGGCGGCAGCATCGTGCCTGCCGAACTGATGCGCCGCCGCCCCGATCTGGTCGCGGCGGAGCGGCAGGTCGCCGCCGCCAATGCGCGGATCGGTGTCGCCATGGCCGAGTATTATCCGCATATCTCGCTGGATGGCTTGCTGGGCGTGGCCACGGTGGGCGGGGCCAGCATGTTTACCGGCAATGCGCTTCAGGCCAGCGGCGGCGGCGCCTTGCGCTGGCGGTTGTTCGATTTCGGCAAGGTGGATGCGCAAGTCGCCCAGGCGCGCGGGCGTGAGACCGAGGCACTGGCGCTCTATCGCGGCGCGGTGCTGCATGCCACCGAGGATGTCGAAAATGCCCTCACCCGCCTCGCTCAGGGCCGCGCCGAAATTGCCCTGCGTGAGCAGCAGCTTGCATCGCTCACCAAAGCGCGCGACCAGGCGCGACAAGCCTATGGCGCCGGTGTAGTGTCGCTGATCGATGTCCTTGATGCCGACCGCGCGCTGCTCGCCGCCTCTGACCGACTGGCCATGGCGCGGGCCGACACCGCGCGCGCCAGCGTGGCGGCGATCCGCGCGCTGGGCGGCGGATGGGAGAAAAGGACCTGA
- a CDS encoding TetR/AcrR family transcriptional regulator, protein MMSEKLSHKERTRARILDESAKAMREHGFDGIGVAALMKRAGLTHGGFYAHFESRDDLVAHTIDRLFEDNRTSLVRHLEQPDLKAGLAAYIDDYLSEERINWRARGCALTSLMSEVIRLPPAARTAFAAGIERFRNRLRDVLVALGHERAEEEATSALSEMVGAATAARAFGEGEIASAFLQTSRQQIKQRLGLSGSGA, encoded by the coding sequence ATGATGAGTGAAAAACTGTCGCATAAGGAACGCACCCGCGCCCGCATCCTCGATGAATCCGCCAAGGCCATGCGCGAACATGGTTTCGACGGCATCGGCGTGGCCGCGCTGATGAAGCGCGCCGGGCTGACCCATGGCGGTTTCTATGCGCATTTCGAGAGCCGCGACGATCTGGTGGCCCATACGATCGACCGCCTGTTCGAGGACAATCGCACCTCTCTGGTGCGTCATCTTGAGCAGCCCGATCTCAAGGCTGGCCTCGCCGCCTATATTGACGATTATCTCTCCGAAGAGCGCATCAACTGGCGCGCGCGCGGCTGCGCCCTGACCTCGCTGATGAGCGAGGTGATCCGCCTGCCGCCCGCAGCACGCACCGCCTTCGCCGCCGGGATCGAGCGTTTCCGCAACCGTCTGCGCGATGTGCTGGTAGCGCTGGGCCATGAGCGGGCCGAGGAAGAGGCCACCTCCGCCCTCTCCGAAATGGTGGGTGCAGCCACGGCGGCGCGGGCCTTTGGCGAGGGCGAGATCGCCTCAGCCTTCCTGCAAACCTCGCGCCAGCAGATCAAGCAGCGGCTGGGGCTGTCCGGCTCTGGCGCCTGA
- a CDS encoding SDR family NAD(P)-dependent oxidoreductase: MEALPQTPAFRLDGQRALVTGAGRGIGLAAAAALAQAGAQVTLAARTAREIEEGAAAINAAGGQAQAAVLDVSDLAAVEAFFAGRPAFHTLVNNAGTNRPMPLWEVSEGDYDTVLDLNVKSAFFVAQGAVKAMIAEGIKGSLIHMGSQMGHVGGPKRSLYCASKWAIEGMNKAFALDLAPHGIRSNTIAPTFIETPMTRPYFEDEAFRASVLAKIKLGRIGTVEDLMGPVVFLASEASALITGTSLIVDGGWTAD, from the coding sequence ATGGAAGCGCTGCCCCAAACCCCGGCTTTCCGGCTCGATGGGCAGCGCGCGCTGGTGACGGGGGCGGGGCGAGGCATTGGCCTTGCCGCCGCCGCCGCTCTGGCGCAGGCGGGCGCGCAGGTGACCCTTGCCGCCCGCACCGCGCGTGAGATCGAAGAGGGCGCGGCCGCCATCAACGCGGCGGGCGGCCAGGCGCAGGCGGCGGTGCTGGATGTCAGCGATCTCGCTGCCGTCGAGGCCTTCTTTGCCGGGCGCCCGGCCTTCCACACGCTGGTCAACAATGCGGGCACCAACCGCCCGATGCCCCTGTGGGAGGTGAGCGAGGGTGATTACGACACCGTGCTGGACCTCAATGTGAAGAGCGCCTTCTTCGTCGCACAAGGCGCGGTGAAGGCGATGATCGCGGAAGGGATCAAGGGCAGCCTGATCCATATGGGATCGCAGATGGGGCATGTCGGCGGGCCGAAGCGCTCGCTTTATTGCGCCAGCAAATGGGCGATCGAGGGGATGAACAAGGCCTTTGCGCTGGATCTGGCGCCGCATGGCATCCGCTCCAACACCATCGCGCCGACCTTTATCGAAACCCCGATGACCAGGCCCTATTTCGAGGACGAAGCCTTCCGTGCCAGCGTGCTGGCCAAGATCAAGCTGGGCCGCATCGGCACGGTGGAGGATCTGATGGGCCCGGTGGTGTTCCTCGCCAGCGAGGCCTCGGCGCTGATCACCGGCACCAGCCTGATCGTCGATGGCGGCTGGACTGCGGACTGA
- the hisD gene encoding histidinol dehydrogenase, translating into MAQYLKRGAAAEVKAEADRKVRDIVEAALADIEKRGDAALRDMSIKFDGWDREDYRLSQAEIDAAVESLTPQERKDIEFAQTQVRNFAQIQRDSIKDVEVETLPGVVLGHKNLPVNAAGCYVPGGKYPLLASAHMSVITAKVAGVKRVITCAPPFQGKPARAIVAAQALAGADAIYALGGIQAIGAMAIGTETIDPVDILVGPGNAFVAEAKRQLFGRVGIDLFAGPTETLIIADEIGCDPEMAATDILGQVEHGPDSPGVLLTNSEAFARATMKEIDRLLEILPTADHARKAWETYGEVIVAESYEEMVRVADEIASEHVQVMTQDPDYFLKNMTNYGALFLGNRTNVSFGDKVIGTNHTLPTKKAARYTGGLWVGKFLKTCTYQRVTTDEASALIGEYCSRLCGLEGFAGHGEQANIRVRRFGHRDVPYAGQVEPSELTAV; encoded by the coding sequence ATGGCCCAGTATCTCAAGCGCGGCGCGGCAGCCGAGGTGAAGGCAGAAGCCGACCGCAAGGTGCGCGATATCGTGGAAGCGGCGCTGGCCGATATCGAGAAGCGCGGCGACGCGGCCCTGCGCGACATGAGCATCAAGTTCGACGGCTGGGACCGCGAGGATTACCGCCTGTCTCAGGCCGAGATCGACGCTGCGGTGGAAAGCCTGACCCCGCAAGAGCGCAAGGACATCGAATTCGCCCAGACGCAGGTGCGCAATTTCGCCCAGATCCAGCGCGACAGCATCAAGGATGTCGAGGTCGAGACGCTGCCGGGCGTGGTGCTGGGCCACAAGAACCTGCCGGTGAATGCGGCGGGTTGCTATGTGCCGGGCGGCAAGTATCCGCTGCTGGCCTCGGCGCATATGTCGGTCATCACGGCCAAGGTGGCGGGCGTGAAGCGCGTCATCACCTGCGCGCCGCCGTTTCAGGGCAAGCCTGCCCGCGCTATCGTGGCGGCTCAGGCGCTGGCTGGCGCTGACGCCATCTATGCGCTCGGCGGCATTCAGGCGATCGGCGCCATGGCCATTGGCACCGAGACGATCGATCCGGTGGATATTCTGGTTGGCCCCGGCAATGCCTTTGTGGCCGAGGCCAAGCGCCAGCTGTTTGGTCGCGTCGGCATCGATCTGTTCGCCGGCCCCACCGAGACGCTGATCATTGCCGACGAAATCGGCTGCGATCCCGAAATGGCCGCCACCGACATTCTGGGTCAGGTCGAGCATGGCCCGGACAGCCCTGGCGTGCTGCTGACCAACAGCGAGGCTTTCGCCCGCGCGACGATGAAGGAAATCGATCGCCTGCTTGAAATTCTGCCCACGGCGGATCATGCTCGCAAGGCATGGGAAACCTATGGCGAGGTGATCGTGGCCGAAAGCTATGAGGAAATGGTGCGCGTGGCTGACGAGATCGCCAGCGAGCATGTGCAGGTGATGACTCAGGACCCCGACTATTTCCTGAAGAACATGACCAACTATGGCGCGCTGTTCCTTGGCAACCGCACCAATGTCAGCTTCGGCGACAAGGTGATCGGCACCAACCACACGCTGCCCACCAAGAAGGCGGCGCGTTACACGGGCGGTCTGTGGGTCGGCAAGTTCCTCAAGACCTGCACCTATCAGCGCGTCACCACCGATGAGGCCTCGGCGCTGATCGGTGAATATTGCAGCCGCCTCTGCGGGCTGGAAGGCTTTGCCGGTCATGGCGAGCAGGCCAACATCCGCGTGCGTCGCTTCGGCCATCGCGACGTGCCCTATGCCGGGCAGGTCGAGCCCAGCGAACTGACGGCAGTCTGA
- a CDS encoding LacI family DNA-binding transcriptional regulator, which produces MPCKPFTRYHPAMARDPNPSAPAVSVHDVARAAGVSQSAVSRAFTPGSSLSPDKRDRIIAIAAQMGYRPNPLARSLLRGKSNIIGVGVGDLANPFFVQTLQLLSEALETANLRLMLFPAHRSEDGGSSGAEPSIQEVLHYRIDALVLLSVSLSSKLAEECRRAQVPIILYNRTTGQHDASCVVGDNTTGARTIAAHLLGGGHQRLAFLAGTPESSTNAQREAGFNAYLAEQGHAAPLREEGHFSFDASMAATRRLLVRADRPDAIFCANDTMALAALTVARHEFGLDVGREISIAGYDDVPMASWPSFALTSYSQPARPMVDETVRLIHALRAHGESHEEVTCPGTLMVRGSTRPVDMARFKGS; this is translated from the coding sequence TTGCCTTGCAAGCCTTTCACCCGCTACCACCCTGCCATGGCTCGCGATCCCAACCCCTCCGCCCCTGCTGTCTCCGTCCATGACGTGGCGCGCGCGGCGGGCGTCTCGCAATCGGCGGTGTCGCGCGCCTTCACGCCGGGCTCCAGCCTGTCGCCCGACAAGCGTGACCGCATCATCGCCATTGCCGCGCAGATGGGATACCGGCCCAATCCGCTGGCCCGCTCGCTGCTGCGCGGCAAATCGAACATCATCGGCGTGGGCGTGGGCGATCTGGCCAACCCCTTTTTCGTGCAAACGCTGCAATTGCTGTCCGAAGCGCTGGAAACCGCCAATCTGCGCCTGATGCTGTTCCCCGCGCATCGTTCAGAGGACGGGGGTTCCTCGGGCGCCGAACCCTCCATTCAGGAGGTGCTGCATTACCGCATCGATGCGCTGGTGCTGTTGTCGGTCAGCCTGTCCTCGAAGCTGGCCGAGGAATGCCGCCGCGCTCAGGTGCCGATCATCCTCTACAACCGCACCACAGGCCAGCACGACGCCTCCTGCGTGGTGGGGGACAACACCACAGGCGCGCGCACCATCGCCGCCCATCTGCTGGGCGGGGGGCATCAGCGCCTCGCTTTCCTGGCCGGAACGCCGGAAAGTTCCACCAATGCCCAGCGTGAGGCGGGCTTCAACGCCTATCTCGCGGAGCAAGGCCACGCCGCCCCGCTGCGCGAGGAAGGCCATTTCTCCTTCGATGCCTCCATGGCCGCGACACGCCGCCTGCTGGTCCGCGCGGACCGCCCCGATGCCATCTTCTGCGCCAATGACACGATGGCTCTGGCCGCGCTGACCGTCGCCCGCCATGAGTTCGGGCTGGATGTGGGGCGCGAGATCTCCATCGCGGGCTATGACGATGTGCCGATGGCCAGCTGGCCCTCTTTTGCGCTGACCAGCTATTCCCAGCCCGCACGGCCCATGGTGGATGAGACCGTGCGGCTGATCCACGCCCTGCGCGCCCATGGCGAAAGTCATGAAGAGGTGACATGCCCCGGCACGCTGATG